The Sorangiineae bacterium MSr11367 genome window below encodes:
- a CDS encoding prolyl oligopeptidase family serine peptidase, which yields MSEPPPRKPPAVSSAPAPAPEQRNEPRREPSEEELFGLRLSDPYRWMEKKENAGELKSWLTSEGQRTRQHLELLAGHAKLEERVRELGMSQAFASVVRPVGDLVFYLKTDKGGELRKLVVRSSDGRERVLVDPSTMRTATGGHVSIDHYRPSHDGKWVAYGLAEGGGEITNVYVVETATGRVLPEVLPRIWGEFWVSWRADNSGFYYTQMVPESELHGGDPMQGMRARFHRLGDPVPQDPVVLGPGATAGPPFEPQEFPKVRTFPGSRWSLGFGTGARFEARIFATRAKELSATPGKAAWTTVTEYTDLVRDWAVHGDDLYLLTSKGAPNRRVLRVSLEKPNLADAEVVVAESGDVIEEMAFDAKSLYLHMNHNGRSRLRRLPFGTRKVEDISLPFDGWIDDIVADPLREGSIVHMEGWTREDRYFAFNAKSRAFKDLSLVESSGIDVSEFVADEVEATSSDGTLVPLTILHRKDLPKDGRRNAVLEGYGAYGFSLSPRFKPTHIAWLERGGVYAYAHVRGGGEKGDAWRLAGKGEKKPNSVRDFIACGEYLVREKYTSPSYLAAYGQSAGGILIGRAITERPDLFAAATVSAGFLNTMRFLQGSNGANQKAELGSPDTEAGARALFAMDAFHNIRQGVKYPSAMLATGLNDARSSPWITAKFGAQLRWANAGRPVWLRVEGDEGHGVGSTRRQRFALIADMWSFFLEEMGDPEFRTAGSTR from the coding sequence ATGAGCGAGCCTCCTCCCAGGAAGCCGCCCGCCGTTTCGAGCGCCCCTGCTCCGGCACCGGAACAGCGCAATGAGCCACGGCGAGAGCCGTCCGAAGAGGAGCTCTTTGGTCTCCGGCTGAGCGACCCGTATCGCTGGATGGAGAAAAAGGAAAACGCGGGGGAACTGAAAAGCTGGCTGACTTCCGAGGGGCAGCGCACACGCCAGCACCTGGAACTCCTTGCGGGGCACGCAAAGCTTGAGGAGCGCGTGCGTGAGCTCGGGATGTCACAAGCCTTCGCCAGCGTTGTGAGGCCGGTCGGAGACCTTGTCTTCTATTTGAAGACCGACAAGGGGGGCGAGCTGCGCAAGCTCGTGGTCCGTTCGAGCGACGGGCGTGAGCGCGTTCTCGTCGATCCATCGACGATGCGAACGGCCACCGGTGGACACGTTTCGATCGACCATTATAGGCCTTCTCACGACGGAAAATGGGTTGCCTACGGTCTGGCCGAGGGCGGTGGTGAGATCACCAACGTCTACGTTGTCGAAACGGCAACAGGTCGCGTCCTGCCCGAGGTTCTTCCCCGGATTTGGGGAGAATTTTGGGTGTCGTGGCGCGCGGATAACAGCGGTTTCTACTACACCCAGATGGTCCCAGAGTCGGAGCTCCATGGCGGAGATCCCATGCAAGGGATGAGGGCGCGTTTTCATCGACTCGGCGATCCGGTACCTCAAGATCCTGTCGTACTCGGGCCCGGAGCGACCGCTGGACCGCCGTTCGAACCCCAGGAGTTTCCGAAAGTACGAACCTTCCCGGGTTCACGGTGGTCGCTCGGATTCGGCACGGGAGCGCGGTTCGAAGCGCGCATCTTCGCGACCCGCGCAAAGGAGTTGTCCGCGACGCCCGGAAAGGCCGCCTGGACGACGGTGACAGAATACACGGATCTCGTGCGGGACTGGGCTGTTCATGGCGATGATCTCTACTTGCTCACCTCGAAGGGAGCGCCCAATCGCCGCGTTCTCCGTGTCTCGCTCGAGAAGCCGAACCTCGCCGACGCCGAAGTCGTGGTGGCAGAAAGTGGAGATGTCATCGAGGAGATGGCCTTCGACGCGAAATCACTCTACCTGCATATGAACCACAACGGTCGCTCGCGGCTGCGGCGACTGCCCTTCGGCACACGCAAGGTCGAGGATATCTCGCTACCATTCGATGGCTGGATTGATGACATCGTCGCCGATCCGCTTCGCGAAGGAAGCATCGTGCATATGGAAGGGTGGACTCGAGAAGATCGTTATTTCGCGTTTAATGCGAAGTCGCGAGCATTCAAGGACCTTTCGCTCGTCGAGTCCTCTGGCATCGATGTCAGCGAATTCGTTGCAGACGAGGTCGAGGCCACGAGCAGTGACGGAACACTCGTGCCGCTGACGATCCTGCACCGAAAAGATTTGCCGAAGGATGGTCGGCGCAACGCCGTTTTGGAGGGATATGGTGCGTATGGGTTCTCGCTTTCCCCGCGATTCAAGCCCACGCATATCGCCTGGCTGGAGCGCGGAGGGGTGTACGCATACGCGCACGTGCGGGGCGGCGGCGAAAAGGGTGATGCCTGGCGACTAGCCGGAAAGGGCGAAAAGAAGCCAAACAGCGTCCGAGATTTCATTGCATGTGGCGAGTATCTGGTGCGCGAGAAGTACACTTCGCCCAGCTACTTGGCAGCGTACGGTCAGAGCGCGGGAGGAATCCTCATCGGGCGCGCCATTACCGAGCGTCCAGACCTTTTCGCCGCCGCTACGGTTTCAGCAGGCTTTCTAAATACGATGCGCTTCTTGCAGGGCTCGAATGGGGCAAACCAGAAGGCCGAGCTGGGATCCCCCGACACGGAGGCTGGCGCGCGCGCGCTTTTCGCGATGGATGCATTTCACAACATTCGCCAAGGCGTGAAGTATCCATCTGCCATGTTGGCCACCGGCTTGAACGATGCACGATCCTCGCCGTGGATTACGGCGAAATTCGGTGCACAACTACGCTGGGCCAACGCAGGACGGCCGGTGTGGCTACGCGTCGAAGGTGACGAGGGACATGGTGTTGGATCTACCCGCCGGCAGCGTTTCGCGTTGATCGCGGACATGTGGTCGTTCTTTCTGGAGGAAATGGGAGACCCAGAATTTCGGACGGCCGGCTCCACGCGTTAG
- a CDS encoding sigma 54-interacting transcriptional regulator, whose translation MSIDLSKRLTVAEGPDAGRELVADDRVRIVGRATDADLVLSDRRVSRHHFHVHATRMGVQVRVCQGAAPVIHAHREIESGEVKIGESILVGGTVLIVQANEGKEAASQPRTDGLATTVSSLLTGVAADVHGVAAMFALNEALSAAEDISSIETALATWARKYVSCVGAEVAAEPKSSPSTSGATSHVFETATPTGGTKILVPAHAAPAGCISYLTDLASDRITDSMRRMLVLASALCASRLAHLSLFLSVQEDRETLRRQAVGSAHAFLGDSTAAQELVRLVPRLAVSDATVLLTGETGVGKTFVARLIHESGARKDHPLRVINCAAIPENLIESELFGHARGAFTGAVASQVGALEVAGRGTVLLDEIGELPLASQAKLLRVLEEKRFERLGSNRSLPLEARVIAATNRDLEAMVAGGTFRSDLFFRISVIRATVPPLRDRGSDIVMLANQLLADLASSGGRRVQGFAPSALEAVRRYPWPGNVRELRNVIEHALVLGDGPLLEVTDFPAAVRYQPTDRTNMSESDAPVLVELPMKEEDLQAKNREVALLKSAGNKTRAAALLGIERTTFYKKKPST comes from the coding sequence GTGTCTATCGACTTGAGCAAGCGCCTGACCGTGGCGGAGGGGCCCGACGCGGGGAGAGAACTCGTGGCGGACGATCGCGTTCGGATCGTGGGCCGCGCCACGGACGCGGATCTCGTGCTGAGCGATCGCAGAGTGTCGCGGCACCACTTTCACGTGCACGCTACACGGATGGGCGTGCAGGTAAGAGTCTGCCAAGGAGCCGCCCCAGTGATCCATGCCCACCGCGAGATCGAGTCGGGCGAGGTCAAGATCGGCGAATCCATCCTCGTCGGTGGCACGGTGCTTATCGTGCAAGCCAACGAAGGAAAGGAGGCCGCTTCGCAGCCAAGAACGGACGGACTGGCCACGACCGTTAGTTCGCTTCTCACGGGAGTCGCCGCCGATGTTCACGGCGTCGCGGCGATGTTCGCCCTCAATGAGGCATTGTCAGCCGCCGAAGACATTTCGAGCATAGAGACCGCACTGGCAACGTGGGCGCGCAAATACGTGAGCTGCGTGGGAGCCGAAGTGGCTGCCGAACCGAAGTCATCGCCCTCGACGTCCGGTGCGACATCGCACGTCTTCGAGACCGCGACGCCGACGGGCGGCACCAAGATCCTCGTCCCAGCGCATGCCGCTCCGGCCGGATGCATCTCCTATCTGACCGATCTCGCTTCCGACCGGATAACCGACTCGATGCGCCGCATGCTTGTTCTCGCATCCGCCCTTTGCGCATCGCGATTGGCTCACTTGTCGTTGTTCCTCTCGGTGCAAGAAGACCGTGAAACGCTGCGGCGGCAGGCAGTTGGCAGCGCGCACGCATTTCTTGGGGATTCGACCGCCGCTCAAGAACTCGTCCGACTCGTTCCGCGGCTCGCGGTTTCCGACGCCACGGTCCTTCTGACAGGCGAAACAGGGGTTGGGAAGACCTTTGTCGCGCGGCTTATTCACGAATCGGGAGCCCGTAAGGATCATCCGCTGCGTGTGATCAATTGCGCCGCCATTCCCGAGAACCTCATCGAAAGCGAGTTGTTCGGGCACGCGCGCGGAGCCTTCACCGGGGCGGTCGCTTCCCAGGTCGGTGCACTCGAAGTGGCTGGCCGTGGCACTGTCTTGCTCGACGAGATCGGCGAACTGCCTCTGGCAAGTCAGGCCAAATTGTTGCGGGTCCTCGAAGAGAAGCGGTTCGAGCGACTCGGTTCCAATCGTTCTCTGCCTTTGGAGGCGCGAGTCATCGCCGCCACGAACCGTGACCTCGAAGCCATGGTCGCGGGCGGCACGTTCCGGAGCGACTTGTTCTTTCGCATCTCGGTCATCCGGGCCACGGTCCCCCCGCTCCGGGATCGAGGGAGCGACATCGTGATGCTCGCGAACCAGTTGCTCGCAGACCTTGCGTCGAGTGGAGGACGGAGGGTTCAAGGCTTCGCCCCTTCCGCCTTGGAAGCCGTTCGTCGGTACCCGTGGCCTGGCAACGTCCGAGAATTGCGGAACGTGATCGAGCATGCGTTGGTTCTCGGAGATGGTCCGCTGCTCGAGGTGACTGACTTCCCTGCGGCCGTTCGGTATCAGCCGACAGACCGCACCAACATGTCGGAATCCGATGCTCCCGTCCTGGTCGAGCTGCCCATGAAGGAGGAAGACCTGCAGGCCAAGAACCGCGAGGTGGCACTTCTGAAAAGCGCGGGGAACAAAACGCGTGCCGCGGCCCTCCTCGGGATTGAGCGAACGACCTTCTACAAGAAGAAACCATCGACGTGA
- a CDS encoding peptidoglycan-binding protein, whose protein sequence is MPKNHTVKLGDCMASLAQENGFSDYRAIYDDPGNTSLKSARPNPNILAEGDAVVIPDVASKSASAATGKVHTITITVVEAMFRIFIKDHTGVGIAGLAYEVEVGAVTFSGSTAADGKIECQISAVQRTGTLRLWKNKAAGIDGYSFPLEFGALEHESVDRACQERLLHLGFDCGGTSGTIDARTKEALRAFQKRAGLTESGNLEAGTRSKLRSENEGL, encoded by the coding sequence ATGCCAAAGAACCACACGGTAAAACTCGGTGACTGCATGGCCAGTCTCGCGCAGGAGAACGGCTTTTCCGATTACCGCGCGATCTATGACGATCCGGGGAATACGTCGCTGAAGAGCGCTCGGCCCAACCCGAACATCCTCGCCGAAGGTGACGCTGTGGTCATCCCGGACGTCGCGTCGAAGTCCGCGAGCGCGGCGACGGGCAAGGTTCACACGATCACGATCACGGTCGTGGAGGCGATGTTTCGCATCTTCATCAAGGACCACACCGGCGTGGGAATCGCCGGTCTCGCCTACGAAGTCGAAGTCGGCGCCGTGACCTTCAGCGGCAGCACCGCGGCGGATGGCAAGATCGAGTGCCAAATATCTGCCGTCCAGCGGACCGGTACCCTTCGCCTATGGAAGAACAAGGCGGCCGGCATCGACGGCTATTCGTTTCCGCTCGAGTTCGGCGCCCTGGAGCATGAATCCGTCGATCGAGCGTGCCAAGAGCGGCTGCTCCACCTCGGCTTCGACTGCGGCGGCACCTCGGGGACGATCGATGCGCGCACGAAGGAAGCCCTGCGCGCGTTCCAGAAGAGGGCGGGGCTTACCGAGAGCGGGAACCTCGAGGCTGGCACGCGCTCGAAGCTCCGCTCCGAGAACGAGGGACTCTAG
- a CDS encoding peptidoglycan-binding protein, producing MLRKLKIYFQLFPGKHGTDAERGVSGVDYTLKVDGRTVDQGKTAADGSVEVLVPAGQPAELVLLGTSYDLKIDNYLDAVGTVAGQQRRLSMLGYDVGTIDGQWGENSDRATLDFQGDEALDPDGAAGANTQNKLRSVFGE from the coding sequence GTGCTCCGTAAATTGAAGATCTATTTTCAACTCTTTCCAGGCAAGCACGGTACCGACGCGGAGCGAGGGGTTTCGGGCGTGGACTACACTCTGAAGGTCGATGGCCGCACGGTGGACCAAGGGAAAACCGCCGCCGATGGTTCCGTAGAGGTGCTGGTTCCTGCGGGGCAACCGGCGGAGCTCGTCCTTCTCGGAACGTCGTACGATCTGAAGATCGACAACTACCTCGATGCGGTCGGCACGGTCGCTGGGCAGCAACGCCGGCTTTCGATGCTCGGATACGATGTGGGCACGATCGACGGCCAGTGGGGCGAGAATTCCGACCGGGCAACGCTCGACTTCCAGGGAGACGAAGCTCTTGACCCTGATGGGGCTGCGGGGGCGAACACCCAGAACAAGCTTCGTTCGGTCTTCGGAGAATAG